The Gadus macrocephalus chromosome 9, ASM3116895v1 genomic interval ATCCTCCTTTTGTAGTCCAAACTAGTCGCTCAGAGATGTTATGAGTTATTTGATTGTGAGCCATCTAAGCTCCCGGTGTGacgaccctgcccccccccccccccccccccccccctcctcctccacacgtGTAGGTGATGCAGATGAAGCTCCGCGTGGTGGCCATCATCGCCCAGAGAGGGCAGTTCTCCAAGACCTCCGCCTCGGTGGTCCTGGAGTGCCTGGTGGACAAGGTGGGAGACGTCAAGTGCGGCGGGAACGCAAAGGAGGGTCTGACAGCCATCGGGGAGTCCTGCTCACTGCCCTGGACTGCTGAACAGGTGAGGCTCACCGGTGTCtctttttttggtttatttttcattcttttGCAGCATGATTTATTGctaacaataaaacacaatagGATGACCCGATTGTCTCGTGGCTGTTCAGTGTAAATCCTGTTTTACTTTCTCGACGATGTGAACATGAAAAAACGACGTGTGTTAAATTGATTGAGGTTCTTGTCTGCCGTGGATAGAAGACCTCTACATTGATTCCCCACACGCCCCCACACTCCTCTGACCCTCTGCTCAGACTTTCCACTCCCACGACGGGAGTCTTTCAGAGTAGTTAAGGATGAATTCCATTGCGAATGTGAAAAaggcaatcaatcaatcaatgtgTCAAAAAGGAGCACAAAAATAAACCACCCCTGTCCCACTCGGTGCTGTAGACTTAgaaatattaaatatgtatgAGGTATGACATTtatcattctgtgtgtgttcccagtTGGTATCATTGGCTTTTTCTCAGAAGAACCCCAAGAACCAGTCCGAGTCTCTTAACTGGCTGGCCAACGCCATGAAGGAGTTTGGCTTCGCTGGGTGAGTGGGGCGTGCCTGACGGCTCATCCCGCCATGGGGAGGGTTAGCTCTAAGATGATTGGCTGAATTGGTTTCATAATTCTCAGAAGCATATACAAGTATCTGTTATGTTTGTTCACGATTTATAATTTAGTTAATTCAGAGCAGAGTCACCCCTGCCCATGTCCATTTAAACCACTTGTAAAGGGGGTACATATCTACGTGTAAACATGCGTGTGCATAAGCATTCATGACAATAATGAATACCTTGTTCTTGGGACCTGGTTCATGAATGTCATCTGCTCTAATGATACAGTCCCTCCTCTCTAGGATCAACGTGAAAGCCTTCATCAACAACGTGAAGATCGCGCTGGGAGCCACCAACCCTGCCGTGCGGATCTCGGCCATCGCCCTGCTGGGGGTGATGTACCTCTACATGGGCGCCCCCCTGCGCATGTTCTTTGAGGACGAGAAGCCCGCCCTGCTCTCGCAGATAGACGCAGAGTTCGAGAAGGTtggcctttttttttcatgccgttAACGTCTTGTGGGATTGTTTGAAAATGTCTGCCATCCTTTCAATCCATAAtgcatttcttttcttttaaagaaacatttgaAATAGCCCCATGAGGCCAGCCAGGGGGGAGAAGTGACTAGGTTGAAGGAAAAACTGGTTTATTTGTGCAGATTATCTGTACTTCATCGCAATTTTTCAACAGTTTTTCCTAACTGAAAACGTGCACACATCATTTTCTTTCTAAAAGGAAACTAggtaaatgaaaaaataacttgAAGCTGAATGTATCTCAACTGAAGTCAAGTAAGAAGACTGATTACCTTTGTTGTACAACCTGTTACAGATTCACATATTATATTTCAGCTGTGCTTCCAATGTGATAATGTATTCAAAAGAGACTCTCACTGAAGTGGATAAATAAATGCTACATGTCCTAACAGATGCAGGGCCAGTCGCCCCCCGCAGCCATCCGGGGCACCAGGAAGTCTGGGCCCGAGGCTGATGGGGACGATGGGGACGAACCAGAGGAGGATGCGGCGGGACCACCAGACATCATGGATCTCCTCCCCCGAACAGACATCAGGtcagcccctctcctctcctattaGACCCAGCTGGTCCACATCAGGCTCACCGAACCGAACTGATCTTTATCATTGTGTGTCAATTAAAATCATTTAATACTTTTTATTTCTTACCTTAAGCGAAACAATGTCAATCGACCGTGTTTCACATTGACTGATGATTGATTCTTTCAGCGATAAGATCAACTGTGACCTGGTGTCTAAGATCGGGGATAAGAACTGGAAGATCAGGAAGGAGGGTCTGgatgaggcggcggccatcattTCGGATGCCAAGTTCATCACGGCCAACATCGGAGATCTGTCCCTGGCCCTCAAGGGACGTCTCAATGACTCCAACAAGATACTGGTTAGTAGGGCCGCAGATGTGGATTATACATTCATGATACTCTGGTCACCACGAGCGGTTCTTTGATTCAGGATTCCCTCCGTGCAAGATATTGGCAGTGGTTGATTCTCAAACTTGGGTACGGGTTCCCCTAGGGGAACTTTAAAGGATGGCAGGGGGTCCTTGGaaccatttaaaatgttgaaaaTGAACCGAAATTAAATATGTAGAAGCTGAATATTGCCTTGAAGAAATTAAGTCTGAGAAATTGGAATATTATGAATGAAGCACAAGCCAATGTTTCTCACTAAACTAAAGTGTTTGCACCACAAATTTAAAGGATAATTAAAAGGATTGATCTTTCAACCTGGACCCTATATTCCCGTGATTTTTACATAATTTGACAGTATTGAGTGAGAGTGTTTCAGTCTTGCTCTTATATCTCGGGAGAGTTGTAGATTTGCAGGATGAGAACGTGGTGGATATTATGAGttggagagttagagagagtaATCGCATTCGTCCCTTGAGGATGGGAAAATAAGGTCCCGGTTGAAAATAATCTTCATGTTTACACCAAATAACATCCTAACATTatttataatagtataatactttttttgtgcttggCCGAAATAAATAACTTGGAATATattttttggattattgcacGAGTATGAACTTCATAAACCCAATTTTAAAGATGCAAACATTAGCACGTGACCTTGTATCAATTATGGATACAAGGTGACGTGCACATTGCCCTGTGACTACTGAAATCCCAAGGCTCGTGGTGCCGCTGACATCAATATGACTTGTGTTTTCGGCTTTTGTCTCAGGTGCTGCAGACCCTGACTATGCTGCAGCAGCTGGCCACTGCCATGGGCCCCGGCCTGAAACAACATATTAAACCCCTAGGGATCCCCATCATCACTGTGCTGGGAGACAGCAAGGTACATCTTGGATCCAGCTTCGTCGAACCAGCATGATTTTGTGACACTTTTCAACATGTGTATGAATATCATCATATGAAACAGTTGGAAAAATAACCTTTTTCACAAGTTGCATCTAGACTTGAGGCAGAGGGTAACCCCTGCAGTGCTAGACCAGGTCTTTCTTCAATGCCTCCATCACGGCTTATTAACCCCTCCACCCCACACGTTGCTCTAGGCCAATGTGAGGGCTGCTGCCTTGGCAACGCTGCAGGCGTGGGTGGAGCAGACGGGAATGAAGGATTGGCTTGAGGGAGATGACATGTCAGAGGAGCTGAAGAGAGAAAACCCCTTTCTCCGCCAGGAGGTACAAACACGTACCCACacgcgcgcatacacacacacacacacgtatacacacgtacccacacaaacgcacgtacgtacacacacacacacacacacactcccactctcCACCAACTTGGTATTTTCTGCAtgataaattgtgtgtgtgtgtgtgtgtgtgtgtgtgtgtgtgtgtgtgtgtgtgtgtgtgtgtgtgtgtgtgtgtgtgtgtgtgtgtgtgtgtgtgtgtgtgtgtgtgtgtgtgtgtgtgtgtgtgtgtgtgtgtgtgtgtgtgtgtgtgtcactgcagCTCCTGGGCTGGTTGGCCGAGAAGCTACCCAACATGAGGACGGTGCCGGGGGACCTGATGCAGTGTGTGCCCCAACTCTTCGCCTGCCTGGAGGACCGCAACGGTGACGTCCGCAAGAAGGCCCAGGACGCCCTGCCGATGTTCATGATGCACCTGGGCTTCGACAAGATGACCAAGGCAGCGGGGAAACTCAAGGTACCTCGCCCAACAACCAGTGTTGAAGtactttttttcagtttttttgcaCGTGATTGACGATCTCGTTTGCTCCAGCCCGCATCCAAGGACCAGGTGTCGGGCATGTTGGAGAAGGCCAGGGCGGTGATGCCGGCGAAACCTGCTGCACCCTCCAAGGCAGGGGATGGGGCAGGTAAGGCTCCTGGGAGCAAGGCAGCGGCAGGTCAGTGGAAACCAGAGCGCCAATCCTCTCGATAAGCTCCCGCCGGATCCGAACActttacacaaacaaacacgtcaCTTCTCTTAGTCGAGGGTCAGGGTTGATCTTTAGGAAGCATCAGAAACCCAACATTGACTTCGGGGGGGGCCTAGGCGTTATTTCTTTTTCAAGAAGAGGTCGACATGGTGATGTTTGTCCCTTCCAGGCCCCAGGCCTCAGGCCTCCGGGGACGACGCCACCGACTCCAAACCCGAAGGCAAGAAGATCAGAGGAGGGGGAGCGGCGGCGAAGAGGGTACCCTCCCTTTATCAGCAGATCATTGTGGTCCCTCACTATCATTTACTGGCTGTTATGTATTATTTACTGCTCATTATTTACTCAGCTACAGAGCATATATTATCAGCCCTCTTAAATCTGTGTCTTCATAATGATATGTTAACCGTTTGCAATGGAGCAAGATAGTTGATTCACACACATTTAAAACGCTGTTAAACATCTGTGCCTGGGTGCATTTCCATACATTTGTTGTTTCATCATGTTTTTCAAAATAgttttctccccccccacccttatTGTTGACGTGATGTTCACCGATGATGTGGTTGTCTGTACccgcccagcccccctccccttccgaGGAGCCCGCCACAGAGGACAGTAGTGGTAGTAAAAAGGCCCCATCAGTCAGGGGCaaggctgctgctggaggtcaACAGGTAGCAgtatgggggcgggggggcaccGAGCTACGTGGGGCTAACAAATGTCCCTCTGGTAGAATCAGGCGAGCCATGGAGCCATGACTGGATAACGATAttggtgtttgtttttatttgtgtcaTTTTCGATGACACTATTTGGCCAGAAGTAAAGATtaggaaaaaataaaaggttATAAGTAATTGTAGAATATTTTTTGTTAGTATTCTTTTTTTGATGGAAGTTCTGCATTTAGATGTGGAATAACCTGGGCAATGTTTTTCTACCACAATGGGACACTTGTTAGCCTCATTTCCTCCTGGAGATCTAGAGAACCGCTGTGTCTAACCTAACCTCTATCTGATCGATAACTAACTGGGATTATTACACCAAAAAAAATCTACTACCAAAGACGATTGAACTGGGTTGATGTGTGATTCAAGCTTTGAACATGGTACAAATCAGTGTGGCAGTATGAAAGGTGGTGTAGGCTGCGTAGCGAGGAAGTGTTAATCAGGAGGAGGGAAAGAAGTGGGCCCACATTGTGTGAGGTTCAAGTCGGGACACTGCATGAATGTGTTTTTCCATTTCTGCTGCATGTTAGCCTACGGTGCTTCATCACTCACTTCTGCACATCGTTTCCCTTTGCCGCCATCTCTCTGTGATTCATCAAAACCTCTTTGCTTTGTCTGATCATCCTCCCAAATCGATGTACCACATGAAATTCACACATAGACGAGCTATTGATCATTTTAgcatacataaaaacacacacacacacacagtcagattaCGCTAATCCTTTCCCAGGGGACACTGGGTAAGAAGCCTGCCGCCAAAGGcatgaaggaggaagaggaccggTCGGGACCCATCTTCACCCTGATCCCCAACGCCAAGGAGCAGCGGAGCAAAGAGGAGAAGCAGCTGAAGGTACAGCCCATCAGACCACCCGTCCTCGTTCAACACGTTTGTCCTGCGTCACACACCCATACTGGGGTCAAAGTCCTACAGACGATGTCCGTAATGTAGAGTCTCAGCCGCTCTGTGCTCACGCTCCCCTTCCCCCCAGATCTTGAAGTGGAACTTCACCACCCCCCGGGACGAGTACCTGGACCAGCTCAAGGCCCAGATGTCCACCTGCTTCGCCAAGTGGCTGCAGGACGAGATCTTCCACTTTGACTTCCAGAGACACGTCAAGGCCATCGGCGTCATGATGGAGGTTGGGGAGACTTGTGTCTTTCTGTTGACGACCTTTGACCTATAGCTGAGGTCCAAGGGCGGGAAGTTATCGATGTCATCGTAACAgtgtctatttatttttttaaaacaatttaatatgTACTATTTAATCGTTTAGCAAAGGCTTTTATCAAAGGAAAATCTTTGGGATTGGGGTCTACTGAATGAGCATTGATTAAGTCTACGGCGTACATCTGGGCTCAAACCCGGGACCCCGTCAGCTGCGAGTCGAACACACCGCGTCCGTCTGTGTCTCCAGAGgttggagagcgagagcgaggcgACCATCGGCTGCCTGGACCTGATCCTCAAGTGGTTCACGCTGCGCTTCTTCGACACCAACACCACTGTGCTGATGAAGGTGCTGGAGTACCTGAAGCTGCTGTTCGCCATGCTCAGCGCGCAGGGCTTCCACCTCAGCGAGTACGAGGCCAGCTCCTTCGTCCCCTACCTCATCCTCAAGGTCAGTGTTCCCACCGGTCCCCGTCTGTTTCCAGCCACCTCCCAGGGAGGGAAAGCTGCTGATTTGCTTTGTtgaactctcctcctcctctctcttgtctcctTCTCGCTCCTGCTGATGGCACTCTGGTGCAGATGGGGGAGTCCAAGGACGGGGTCCGTAAAGACGTGCGCACCATCCTGACCCTGCTGTGCAAGGTGTACCCCGCCGCCAAGGTCTTCCCCTTGCTCATGGACGGTACCAAGTCCAAGAACTCCAAGCAGAGATCCGGTGAGACCCACCTGCTTTGTTCTGGTTCTCTGCGGTTGATTTGACCCAACCAACTGGCGGATAAAGCATAATACTACGCGTGTTACAAGTCAGCCCGTGTAGAAAAGCTCCCTTGCTCCTTTAGGGTTAACCTTCAGTATAGCTCTACAAAAGCTGTCTCTTTGCTCATCCAACCAAAGTTAATGTCACACCTCAAAGATACGCTCTTTTCCTTTAGCTTGCTTTCCACCAACTAGATCAGACACATTTTCAAGCGTCGCTCCTCAAGGCTGTAAAATAACGCTATGTCCGTGCCAGAGATGCAGACTCTAGTTTGCGGCTTGGACTCAAGTCAAAACTTAAGTCGCACACGCAGTGATTTGACTCGAGGCTTGTCCTCGGAAGACCTGAGTCTTGTCTCTGGCCCGTGAACAGTCTTTGATTTCAATTCCGGCGCATTAACCTTAAGGAAGTGTCGGACCAGATGACCCGCCCCTGACTGTGCCCTCCGCCCCCCGGTCTGCAGAGTGTCTGGAGGAGCTGGGCCTGCTGATCGAGGGCAACGGTCTGACCGTGTGCCAGCCCACGCCGGCCAAGTGCCTGAAGGAGATCGCCGTGCACATCGGCGACCGGGACACCTCGGTGCGCAACGCCGCCCTCAACACCGTGGTCGCCGTCTACAACGTCTGCGGCGAGCAGGTCTACAAGCTCATCGGAAATGTGAGTCGTGGTGGACGGCGACGTGTGTAACATCAGAGGGGTTTTTAGGGAGTTCAAGGTTCCACGATTCATTGTCAACATTACGCATGCGACAGTATGCCTCTAGACTGTTACCGTTACAAACTGTAACTCTTGGAAGAACTCCATTGAACAGCATTTGTACTAGCATGGTCAGGTTAGCTCAACATGGTGTATGTGATGTACCCTGAATCAGATTTGAAGGTTACCTTAAAATCTGATTCAGGGTAAAGTCAGTGCTTGGTCACTCTGACTAAGCACTGACTTTAAGGTTAGAATTCGATTTTCTTAGTTTTGATTATTGTTTTGTCGCCCCGTATCTTGGAACTGTGGTTTTATTTGCCAAAAAAAGTAATCGTCCCAAATCGCCACCCACTGCAGCTATCGGAGAAGGAGATGAGCATGCTGGAGGAGCGGATCAAGCGCTCGGCCAAGAagacccccgccgccgcccccgccaaGCAGAGCGCCCCGGAGCGCACCCAGCCCCCCAACTCCACCGCCACCTTCCTGCGCAAGCCCGCCCAGGAGGACCCCAACAAACTCAAGTAGGCTCCGTCGGGGGGCTTCATGGTGGGGTTCAGCTCTGGTCGTGGGTTAGAGTTAGCGGCCCATCAGGGTAGAGTTGGGCGTTCAGCATAGGGTGGCTCTCTGATTAGGGAGGAGTGAGTATATGGGTTAGATCGCTGAACTAACATTACACACCATGTTATGGCATTTTTTTCCGGCTGGTACAAAAAGTTGGATGTGATCAGGTGTTCATTTGTGACTGCGAATAACAGAAACCTGTTTTTAGGGAAAACAATTCTGGGATGTTGCTGTTCTTGTCCTAAACTCTAtgccgtttcccccccccccccccccccagccaagcACGGTGCGAATAGTACTCTCTTTATCATACTAATGTCAACCTCCGCTAACCTTTTTTGCCAGGCTTGTTCATGTGTAGCACAGTAAGGCCATTTAGATAAGACAGTGAACAGCATGTATACCATTCTGCCCTCGGGCATCTTCTTTATGACTGACGACCATGGCAGACCTCTCGATCCTCGAGGATAATTGTTGTGAGTCTGTGACAGCTCCCCTCATAAACCTTGTGACTGACGGGCTATTTTTCCTCAGAAAATCAACGACTAATCGATCTATCCTTGCCTTTCTCTGCTATTATTTTCAACGTATTGCATGTACGTTTGCTCTCTCAGGCACAAGTACTATATATCAAGCATGTAATGGATCTGGGTGTGAGGGAGAAATGCTTCAATATGTATTTGCCCCCCTAGTATTGAAGTATTGACTCTGCTGCTGCACATCCACGCTCCCTTAGCAAGTAGTTTAAACATTGTGCCTGGGCAAGCAACACTCTGATTGATTTATTCCCGGCCTACAGGCctgctgtttgtctctctgctgGTCAAAACTTGTGGCGCgtttctctctgtttgtctttgtttctcTATGTTTGTCTGTCCGCCTGCCTCTtaactctctgtgtgtctcctcttCACGTCTTCTGTGTGATCTGGGTTCCTTTTTTCTCTGCCTGCCTTCCTTTTGCGGAGCAGAATAATGTATCGCACGTATAGGATGTGAGTaccagttcccccccccccccccccccctcctcctcctcccccgctgtTGTCTGGACTACTCCGCCTGGAATGTACATTTGCACACGGTTATATCCGCCTCACTCAATTAACCTACATGGACAAACCGGCTGGGACGCTTTTAATCAATGTCTGGCACTTTTGGACACAAACATGTACGAAGCGAATCGCATTTGTCTGCAAGCATATAATCATCGAAATGTGAGCGCACCCCGCCTTCTTCCCCTGTTTcagtcctccaccccctccttccccccaaACAAAGCATTCACTGTTGCATAACTTCCCGTTCAGACAAAGGAACCGAGGAATAATGGAGATGTCCCCATCGTCCCTTTGGTTGAAGTtcagtgtctctgtctccgCCACACAGCCTTCTGCCTTCCTGAATAGGAAATCTTGTGGATTCTGAACTATGCCCCTGCTAGGCTTGAGGCCTCTTCCTTTTAATGGCCTCCGTTATCATCTGATATCTTTATTTGAAGACGTGTACAATGCACTCCCAGAGACTTGGCTAGGCGCACCCAAGATAAAGCCACTGAACAATTTTTTTTGTACAAACATGTACGTGCCAGTGTAATCCCTGCATCAAGTTATCTGGTTTTGCATCACTGGCTGGTCCAAGTACAGCAGATGTAGTTTACATAGTTTTAAGCAAGAAAGATGACCAAGCCCTTAACCATCATAGCATTGCACTGCTGGTGCTAACAGAACTAGATGCCTTCGCCTGCTGCTCAAACATGAAGTGAAACAACGTGCCAATCCGCCACAAATTCCCACAAAAGGTTtttcacaacaacaaaacacaaatccAAATTTTTTTGTGAATGTCAATTGTTTAACGAATAATACTGCATGCGCCTTTCATCACTGCTTATTGTTTTTGACAGCATCATCCCAAAGTTCATACCTAGTCCCAAAATATTCTCGTCTGTACTCCTCCCCATGGCTATAGACGCCCAACCTCTCTGTCAGTCAGGTCAACCTTGTAGGCTCCCGCCGCGTGTTtcggtgtgtctgtggttcCGCCAGCTCTGTAGAAAGTTATGCAGTCCATCCTTATAGCAGCTGCAACACAGCACCCCAGCCACGCCCCCTGTCTGTGTGCCACTCACCTGCATCGGGTTCTGACAGCATCACAGGACCTCAGGGATCTGGAGGCCGTGAGGGACACGTTTGAAGACATACCTTGATATTTTGCACTTTCTGTGCTGTTTATCACAGGATTTTATAGCATAGCTTTCTAGTGATAATCAATAACCAGCTATTTCATTTGTTCATTATAAGAGATGGCAACGCAAAACTAATCGTAACTCCGGTAAGCTACAAAGTTCAGAGAAAATAAAGCTAACCTTGTTTATTTCCATCAGCACTATCCAACTAATACGAAGTGGAAAAGAATGCTATGAAATTGTTTGGATATCAAGGCACCTCTTTAAAGCTCTAATGGTGGGCGGGAGTGGGATGGTTTgattgttctgttgttgtttcaGATCAGTGCTAATTAGCTCCAGTCCCATTAGTCCAAATGCATTTGTAGGTACAATTTAGGTCTCGAGTGACTCCCTCTATGCCTACTACCCATTATCCTATTGTTTATGTATTATGCTGTGCACGTCCCAAGGCTGTGTTTCAGGCCATTTAAATATCGAAACGCAGCCTTACTTATTCTGCTGTGATGCAGACTATAGATGGGATTGGATTTATGCAACAAAGATTTTGTGAATTCTTAATGTGGAACGCCTCCAGAGTGTTATATCACGGATATCATTATGATAAATAGTCTCACGCCTCCTTGCTTTGCCTGCGGGAACATAAGCGTCTCCCGGCCGGAGCTGAGGTGATTGTACTGGAAGGCAGCGAGCGGCACTGAGCCTGCGTTTGATTCAGTGAGGACTGGAGCTTAGAGGCACTGATCTCTCATGCAGCTGTCTAACTttactctcctccttctctccccgaCCCAATCTCATTCACTCtaacctctctccccctcatcacTTTTACCTCCCTCCTCCGCTGTCCCCTGTTGGATCCATCTAATGTCTTCTCTCGTTCCGTAACCTCTCCGACctctattatatattttttatttctctccTGTCATTCATCCTGCTTCACTCTTAAATCTTTGCTCACCTTCCTCCATCGCTTTAcctcatctgtctctctctcgtgcacattctctctctctctcaatttctttcttttattttctttctttctttctttctttctctcgctctttctttctttctttctttctttctttctttctttctttctttctttctttcccccccccccccccccgcccctgcccCACCTCGTTCTGCCGGACCCCCGTCCAGCCAAGCGCGTCAGAACGCGCAGCACAACGAGCCCTCCCACCCCAGCATCCCCCGGGAGTTCCAGCTGGACCTGGACATGATCGAGACGGACCAGGGCCGCGTGGGCGACCTGCCCGACCTGGTGCAGcaccagctggaggagctgctggagccCATCGTGATGCCCGAGCCCAAGTGAGCGCGcacctacacgcacacgcacacgcacacgcatgcgtaCGCAAGCACCACCACTAATGGTTCAGAGGGCAGGGTCGTGGTTCAGCGGTCAGCTGGGATGGTTCTGGGTTCATGCCCCAATGACTACAGTCTACCTGATGAAGTCCTTGAGCCCACAAGCAAATCTCCCTCCCCTTAAGAACATGTGTGATATTGGGTGTATGTCAACATTCACTGTACTTTGCTTTTTTCAAAGTGTCGGCCAAATGATTGGTTGTGTTTTAAAGGGCCTTTGCTATGATGTATTTGctttaagtgtgtatgtgtgtgttgcttcccCAGGATGCGCTCGGTCTCCCCCCACTACGATGAGCTCCACAACAGCACGGCCTCCACCATAAACTTTGTCATCTCCCAAGTGGCCAGTGGGGACATCAACACCAGCATACAGGCACTGGCTCAGgtagggaacacacacacacacacacacacgttgtttgtatgtaacacacgcacacacgttgtTTGTTtggaacacacgcacaacacctATGCTTAAATAGAAACTGGTGTCACTACTCCATCTGAATCGTGTTGGAGTTATTTGCCGCCCAGGGAGTAGCGACATAGTCCAACATTATTGAGCAAGTATTAATATCTGTACAAATGCTGTACGTCTGTCAAGAATTCATATTCACATTTAACTAACTGCTAATAAATACTAGGGGAAATCAGAATATAATTGAACAAATTATCCACACAACCCATTGGAATGGGTCATCCTTATCTCCGGCGTTTCTATTCAGACCACCTCTCCTCTTTGTTaaccctgacctttgacccgctGTAGATAGACGAGGTGCTGCGGCAGGAGGACAAGGCGGAGGTGATGTCGGGCCACATCGACCAGTTCCTCATCGCCACCTTCATGCAGCTGCGGCTCACCTACAACACGCACATGGCGGACGAGCGTCTGGACAAGAAGGACATCTTCAAGCTGTACAGCTGCATCATCGGCAACATGCTGTCTGTGAGTGCACCTGCCCCGTGGCACGGCCGTGGTCCACCGCGAACGCGCTGAACAGGGATTGAAGCTCAATCTGATTTCACATGTCGTCATTGTGGTCTTATTGTTGTTGCATAAAAATAATTACGTTGGGCATGCATAAACATCGACAAGCGTCGAAACAGCATTTTGGCGTTTTTAACCAGACTCATAAAAACCCGTTGAGACAGGCGGAACGTGACGCGATGTTACGTTGGAAAATGTGCAGCGCTTCCAAATTCCAGAATGACGTAAGGCGACGTTAACTCTGTCTCCCTCATCCACCTGAGTAtctctctttctacctctctctctctctctacgtctccccctacctctccccctcccccacccacccacccacctgctGTGCATCGGTgcggccccccccccgtcagctGTTCTTCATGGAGTCCCTGGCCCGGGAGGCGTCCATGGGCGTGCTGAAGGACCTGATGCACGGCCTGATCACGCTGATGCTGGACGGCCGCGTGGAGGACATCGAGGACGGCCAGCAGCTCATCCGCTCCGTCAACCTGCTGATGGTGCGCGTGCTGGAGCGCTCCGACCAGACCAACATACTCaggtgaggggggcgggggggggcggggctggctgTGGGGAGGGCTGTACGGGTCTGTAtgggtggtagtggaggtggtgcggGTCTGTAtgggtggtagtggaggtggtgtgggTTCTTTGTTGTTGTCTGGATTTGGATGAGAGTAGATCGGTGTCCTTCTCGTTGAAGGAATACGGAGATCCTCGATCATGAACTCAGTGTTGTTGTTGCGTCTCtcgcctctcctccctcctccacagtgctctcctcgtcctcctccaggacAGTCTGATAACCACGGGGGGCTCTCCAATGTTCTCCGAGCTGGTCATGAAGGTAGGCAGCGGTCAGAAACACGTGGATGCGCCCCTCCCCCATACGGGACTCGGCCACCATAAAATCAGATCTAGGGTTTGAATATCAGAATGCCTCATGGGATTTATGTTGGGGGTATTTCCCCATATTGAG includes:
- the ckap5 gene encoding cytoskeleton-associated protein 5 isoform X5; the encoded protein is MGDDSEWMKLPVDQKCEHKVWKARLSGYEEALKLFQRIEDEKSPEWGKYLGLIKKFVTDSNVVAQLKGLETALAFVMNAHIAGKTTGEVTSGVITKVFNQPKARAKELGLEICLMYIEIEKAEVVQDELLKGLENKNPKVVVACLEALRKALSEFGSKIVTLKPVVKVLPKQFESREKAVRDEAKLLAIEIFRWIRDALRPPLQGINSVQLKDLEEEWVKVPTAAPKQTRFLRSQQDLKAKFEQHQANKGDEVDGEEEEDTVVVVDPYELLEAVDILAKLPKDFYEKIEAKKWQERKETLEAVETLAKNPKLEAGDYGDLVRALKKVVGKDANVMLVTLAAKCLAGLASGLRKKFGTYATLVVSTILEKFKEKKPQVVQALQEAIDAIFLTTTLQNLSEDILGVMDNKNPSIKQQASLFLARAFRHCTQATLSKSVLKPFCAALLKQVNDSALEVRDAAFEALGTAMKVIGEKAVNPFLADLDKLKLDKIKECADKVELPGAKRGASGGDKKPAAKAPPPSEAPSKSSGPPKKTPAAAASKPSAGPSKKGKPATASGAKAKKGVEAKEIIETELAIEVCEQRAALVLPASCLEHLDSANWKERLASMEEFQKAVETMDKIEMPCQALVRMLAKKPGWKETNFQVMQMKLRVVAIIAQRGQFSKTSASVVLECLVDKVGDVKCGGNAKEGLTAIGESCSLPWTAEQLVSLAFSQKNPKNQSESLNWLANAMKEFGFAGINVKAFINNVKIALGATNPAVRISAIALLGVMYLYMGAPLRMFFEDEKPALLSQIDAEFEKMQGQSPPAAIRGTRKSGPEADGDDGDEPEEDAAGPPDIMDLLPRTDISDKINCDLVSKIGDKNWKIRKEGLDEAAAIISDAKFITANIGDLSLALKGRLNDSNKILVLQTLTMLQQLATAMGPGLKQHIKPLGIPIITVLGDSKANVRAAALATLQAWVEQTGMKDWLEGDDMSEELKRENPFLRQELLGWLAEKLPNMRTVPGDLMQCVPQLFACLEDRNGDVRKKAQDALPMFMMHLGFDKMTKAAGKLKPASKDQVSGMLEKARAVMPAKPAAPSKAGDGAGKAPGSKAAAGPRPQASGDDATDSKPEGKKIRGGGAAAKRGTLGKKPAAKGMKEEEDRSGPIFTLIPNAKEQRSKEEKQLKILKWNFTTPRDEYLDQLKAQMSTCFAKWLQDEIFHFDFQRHVKAIGVMMERLESESEATIGCLDLILKWFTLRFFDTNTTVLMKVLEYLKLLFAMLSAQGFHLSEYEASSFVPYLILKMGESKDGVRKDVRTILTLLCKVYPAAKVFPLLMDGTKSKNSKQRSECLEELGLLIEGNGLTVCQPTPAKCLKEIAVHIGDRDTSVRNAALNTVVAVYNVCGEQVYKLIGNLSEKEMSMLEERIKRSAKKTPAAAPAKQSAPERTQPPNSTATFLRKPAQEDPNKLNQARQNAQHNEPSHPSIPREFQLDLDMIETDQGRVGDLPDLVQHQLEELLEPIVMPEPKMRSVSPHYDELHNSTASTINFVISQVASGDINTSIQALAQIDEVLRQEDKAEVMSGHIDQFLIATFMQLRLTYNTHMADERLDKKDIFKLYSCIIGNMLSLFFMESLAREASMGVLKDLMHGLITLMLDGRVEDIEDGQQLIRSVNLLMVRVLERSDQTNILSALLVLLQDSLITTGGSPMFSELVMKCLWRMIRYLPESINSINLDRILLDVHNFMKVFPKDKLKQLKSDVPHRTLKTLLHTLCKLTGVKILDHLSMIENRNESELEAHLRRVVKHSGNLSGIKSDRGNEKSGPRTEDRMSKAKVSDILSEIFKKIGSKENTKEGLTELYEYKQQYSDADLEPFLRNTSQFFQSYVERGLRMIESEREGKGRIQTTAVIPQHGVDSGPLGGNNGEDLKPAMYYERLKILRQRKGLENHTKGLGGVGGVGGPEDEQQQQQRLPISSLLSPKPPVASSTDMLQSKLSQLKESRELYQQELSPHGHSPPRGRSASPSANLDDLKKRLERIKSNRQ